The DNA window CAGCGCGTCCACCCCGGGATCGGCCAGCACGGCCCCGAAATCGGACTCCGACCGCACGCCGAGCCTTGCCGCGAGTTCGGCCGCCCGCTCCGGCACGACGTCGCACACGAGCGCGAGCGCTCCCAGTTGCTGCAGGTTGCGGGCGAGGTTTGGCCCCCAGTAGCCCGTGCCGACGGCGGCGACGCGTATCATTTGCCGGCCATTGTAGCCCACTCGAAGAGCCACAGCGGCAGCGGTTTGATCGTGACCGAGCCATCCAGCGACGTGAGCTGGCGGGCGAAGGGCTCGAAATTGGGCATCGGCACGGTTTCCAGGCCCTGGGACCGCAGGCCCGCGACGAACGGCTCGCCGTACTCCTTGCAGATCAGCAGGCTCTCCTTGCCGCGAACCCTGGCCGCCATGTAGCCGTACGAGCGGCAGATCAGCGGCCGCACCTCGTACAGGCCGCACATGTCCCGGTGGAGCGCCGGGCAGCCCCCCGGCAGGCCGTCGAGCGCGGGATTGGGGGCGTCGAACTCGGCGGTGGACCAGTGGGCCGCCACCTCCTCCAGCTGCGCCCGGTACGCCCCGTAAAGCTCCGCGTTGCGGGCCAGGAGGGCTCCGACCCACTCCGGATCGGCCCCTTCGAGATACTCGCGGATCAGCGCCCACTCGGTGGGCGTCACCCGGAAGACCGTGTTCTCGCGGCAGCAGTTGCTGCAGCCGGCCTTGCATGGCTGGCTCGCGAAATGCCGGTCGAGGACGAACGTGAGGTAGTCGGTCAGGTAGTAGAGATCCGCCCAGTCGCCCGAGCGGCCGACGTTGCTAGTCCTGGGCAGCTTGAAGCCGCACTCGCGCAGCGTGTTCTGCAGGACCGGCAGATCGAACATGAGGCCTACCCTAC is part of the Candidatus Tanganyikabacteria bacterium genome and encodes:
- a CDS encoding YkgJ family cysteine cluster protein; translated protein: MFDLPVLQNTLRECGFKLPRTSNVGRSGDWADLYYLTDYLTFVLDRHFASQPCKAGCSNCCRENTVFRVTPTEWALIREYLEGADPEWVGALLARNAELYGAYRAQLEEVAAHWSTAEFDAPNPALDGLPGGCPALHRDMCGLYEVRPLICRSYGYMAARVRGKESLLICKEYGEPFVAGLRSQGLETVPMPNFEPFARQLTSLDGSVTIKPLPLWLFEWATMAGK